The Coffea arabica cultivar ET-39 chromosome 1e, Coffea Arabica ET-39 HiFi, whole genome shotgun sequence genome has a window encoding:
- the LOC113709643 gene encoding uncharacterized protein: MNSAAIQRPPIGLSSLRSSITWLIITMLTIYVLYSSKLIFNKRQLECPLPSSDISTRQNVEDSSPFANESAISNYSAQEPAVSTTAPPPPLPSLPLRDDTELKHIAFGIAASSNLWDKRKEYIKLWWRPGETRGAVWLDKKVSTGRNEGLPDIKISGNTSEFKYTNRQGKRSALRISRVVSETLRLGMKDVRWFVMGDDDTVFVVENVLRVLSKYDHNQYYYIGSSSESHIQNIFFSYAMAYGGGGFAISYPLALEIEKMQDRCIQRYPGLYGSDDRIQACMAELGVPLTREPGFHQYDVYGNLLGLLGAHPVTPLVSLHHLDVVAPIFPQLNRVQSLHHLFESVKQDSASIIQQSICYDKKRYWSISVSWGYVVQIFRGVISPRELEMPTRTFLNWYKRADYTAYAFNTRPVTKHPCQKPFLYYMGSTKYDEGRNQIIGVYSRFKESSPYCRWTMESPEKLNTVIVLKRPDSSRWQKSPRRDCCRVLPSKRSTNMYIWVGKCRMGEVSEM, translated from the exons ATGAACTCTGCTGCTATCCAACGCCCCCCAATAGGCCTCAGCAGCCTTCGCAGCTCCATTACTTGGTTAATTATTACTATGTTAACAATCTATGTTCTGTACTCATCAAAGCTCATATTCAACAAACGTCAGCTCGAATGTCCCTTGCCATCTTCCGACATCTCAACAAGGCAGAATGTTGAAGACAGCTCTCCATTTGCAAACGAATCTGCGATCAGCAATTATTCAGCTCAGGAACCTGCGGTTTCTACGACGGCGCCGCCACCGCCGCTGCCAAGCCTGCCCTTGCGCGATGATACCGAGCTCAAACACATTGCTTTTGGGATTGCCGCCTCGTCGAATTTGTGGGATAAGAGGAAGGAGTACATAAAATTGTGGTGGAGGCCAGGGGAGACGAGGGGGGCGGTTTGGTTAGATAAAAAAGTGTCCACTGGGAGGAATGAGGGGTTGCCGGACATTAAGATTTCTGGGAATACTTCGGAGTTCAAGTACACGAATCGCCAGGGGAAGAGATCTGCATTGAGGATTTCAAGGGTGGTTTCTGAGACGTTGAGGCTGGGGATGAAGGATGTTAGGTGGTTTGTGATGGGAGATGATGacactgtttttgttgttgaaaATGTGCTGAGAGTGCTGTCCAAGTATGATCACAATCAGTATTATTACATTGGCAGCTCATCGGAAAGCCATATTCAGAACATATTTTTCTCCTATGCCATGGCTTATGGTGGGGGTGGTTTCGCCATAAGCTATCCATTGGCACTAGAAATAGAGAAGATGCAGGATCGATGCATTCAAAGATACCCTGGACTATACGGCAGTGATGATAGGATACAGGCATGCATGGCTGAGCTAGGGGTTCCACTTACTAGGGAACCTGGCTTTCATCAG TATGATGTGTATGGAAATCTACTAGGACTTCTGGGAGCACATCCGGTGACTCCACTGGTGTCACTTCACCACCTTGATGTGGTGGCACCAATATTTCCACAATTGAACAGAGTTCAAAGCCTTCACCACCTGTTTGAATCGGTTAAGCAAGACTCGGCGAGCATAATACAACAGTCAATCTGCTATGATAAGAAAAGGTATTGGTCCATTTCTGTGTCCTGGGGCTATGTCGTTCAGATCTTCAGGGGAGTCATCTCTCCCAGAGAGCTCGAGATGCCAACCCGAACATTTCTTAACTGGTATAAGCGAGCTGATTACACAGCTTATGCATTCAACACTAGGCCTGTTACCAAACATCCATGCCAGAAGCCCTTCTTGTATTACATGGGCTCAACAAAGTATGATGAAGGAAGGAACCAAATAATTGGAGTTTACTCTCGTTTTAAAGAGTCCAGCCCATATTGCAGATGGACAATGGAATCGCCTGAGAAACTCAATACAGTCATTGTCTTGAAACGGCCAGATAGCAGCCGTTGGCAGAAG TCACCCAGAAGAGACTGTTGTAGAGTTTTGCCATCCAAAAGGAGCACAAATATGTATATCTGGGTAGGCAAATGCAGAATGGGTGAGGTTAGTGAAATGTAG